Sequence from the Proteiniborus ethanoligenes genome:
TATTCATCTGTAGTAACTATTACTCTAATAGGACCATGATGGCCTTCTCCAACGCCAACATATTCTCCTGGATTATATAGCTGTTTTTTAGGTCCACAGCCTAATAATCCTGTACATAATATTATTATAATTAAAATGAAAATAGTCTTTCTCATTTCTATCCTCTCCTTATGCCTAAGTAGAGATAATATACTAGATATAAATACATGATTTTGGTCTTAATGTAAATATTGTTTATCCCATTATACCATTTAGCAGGTCTTTTGTCACATGCTATGTCTTATTAGGCATTTTAAAAATATAATCCTTGGTTCAGCTCTTTGAGCAAATAAAAACCTATAGAATGTACTAAGTATTCCATCCTATAGGTTGATTTAAAACAGCTCATTAAAAAATTTTAATTTGGGATCTAATAATCTCTTTTTAATAGATTTATAACCGTACTTCTGATTATATCCTTTGATTCACAATTTGGAAGCTTTTCAATCCTTGCAATTGCTTTTTCAGTATATCTATCTGCTACCTCTTTAGCACGACTAGTTCCATTATATAAATTGACTAATTCTATTATTTCCTTTGTTTCTTCATCAGATAAATCTTTATTATCAATTAATTTTAATAACCTGCCATCCTTATCTTTTTCTAATGCTAATATTAAAGGCAAAGTATAATACCCTCTTTTTAAATCTCTTAATGCAGATTTACCTAGCTGTTCAGTATTACCATCATAATCAAGTATATCGTCTATTATTTGAAAAGCCATTCCTGCATTATATCCAATCTTTCCTAAGGATTTGGAAATCAGTTCATTGCACTTCGCTTCATTAGCTCCTGTATAAAAGCTTAATGCAAATAACGCAGCAGTCTTTCCTGATATTATTCTTATATAATTTCTTAAGCTTGCGTGCTTAGCATATCTTAGATTATATTGAGTTATTTCTCCCATGCAAATCTTAGTTAAAGCCTTAGATATATTCTTTAAATCCTCCATATTATAATCATAATTCGCTAGCATATTGATACATTGGCAAAAGAGAAAGTCTCCAATATATACTGCATATTCCTTCCCGTATTTATACTGTACAGTCTCACTACCTCTTCTAAGCCTAGCATCATCAATAATATCATCATGAATTAAAGTCGCCATATGAAGCATTTCGATTACAGCAGCAATGTTATATATTTTTTCAGGATCAGGCTCTCCAAATTTACTTGATAGAAGAAGAAATGCGGGTCTAAGCATCTTTCCGCCACCATCAACCATTGGCAGTATTGCCTCTTCTAAATACTTCTCTCTTGAACTAATATTCTTCTTTATAAGGTCTTTAACTTGATTTAATTCATGAAATAATACTGGATAGTCCTTCCAAAATCTATTCATTTTCTCACCTTTACCCGTCTAGTTTATAAATGATATTATGCATATATATTCTCCTTTATAATGAAATGTCCTTCTAAAGAAATCTTTAAAAGGACACCCATTTTAGAAGTTATTAATCAATATATAGATATGTCTTCTTTGCAAAACCTGTATTCTTCCACCATTTTTTAAGAACAGGCAGCACATAATAATCTAATCCAAGTGTGCTTCCAGAACCGCCTATTAAGGCAATACCTGCTACAAAGTACCATAGCATTTCCGTTGGTGCCATTCCAGAAGACCATATCATTAGTCCCATTGCTAATGTTATTAAAGAAGCTAAAGCTGTGAATAAACCTGCTAATAATAGTAATCCTACTATTATCTCACCTATTACCATTCCTGCTTGGAAGACTTCAGCTAATTTTGTATAGCCTCCATCAGGTGTATAGAAAAATGCATTCATTGACCATTCAACAATATTTTCAATAAATCCAGGAACCGGTAAAGCTTCTCCCCATTGTGACACTACTTCTGCAGCCTCTCCTGCTGCTTGTGAAGCTGCTGCTACTGCATCTGATGCACCACTTGTAGCAGCAAGTGGGGATGCTGGTATCAAGAATATCTTTGAAGGATCCTCTAAAATACTTGGTAATTTCTCTAATCCTTGTACTAGCCACTTATATCCTACAAACAATCTAAGTGGGAATAGCCAGAAATTTGGAGAGCGTTTAGCTAAATGTCCGCCTATAAAGCTTCTATTATCTTTTACATTGAAGAATTCATACATAATATAAGACCAGCATTTATTGAATCCAGCTACTTGGAAGAAGTACAGTATATTAATAAAATGTTTAGCAAGCATTGCAAAGAAGCTTGGCAATCCAAAGAATTTACCCGGTAAACCTACATGTGCAACACCATATTTGCCTCCTATACAAACCATAGCTCCATGGAATGAAGGCTTATATGATTTCTTTTCTCCACCTTTAATATCTGCGTAAATATTGTTTGCAACCAACGGAGCAGAATGTTCTGCATTCTCAACCATTTGAGGAACAGGTCTTTCTTCTCCCTCTGGTATATAAAATATATTATCTCCTACTACATAAACATTATCATAATCTACTGATTGAAGTTTATCATTTGTAACTATTCTTTTTCTACCTTTTTGTTCAATATCTAAATTATCTAGCAGGTCAGCACCTTCCACACCTGCTGCCCATACAATGGTTTGAGATTCTATTGTGCCTTTTTCTCCCATTATTACAGCATCTGGTTTAACTTCTGTAATCCCAGCATTTGTAATTATTTCAACCCCAAGCTTTCTTAGTCTTTTTTCCGCTTTATTAATTAGCTTATCTGGAAATATTGGAAGTATCTTAGGTAATGCATCTACTACATAAAGCTTTACCTCTTCCTTATCTACATAGAACTCTTTACATAGTCTATCCTTCCATTCTCCAAGCTCACCTATCATCTCTACTCCAGTAAATCCAGCACCAACTACTACAAATGAGAGCATCTTTCTTCTTTTCTCTGGGTCATTTTCTTTTACAGCTTCCCTAAACATATGAAGAATATGTTCTTTAAGCTCTACTGCATCTTCATAGGACCAAAGCTTCTTAGTATATTCCTCTGCACCAGGCACGCCAAAATAAGTTGGTTTACAGCCAGTACCTAATACTAAATAATCGTATTTGTAATTACTTTTTTCTGATTTAAGAGTATTATTTTTAAAGTCAATGTCTGTTATTTCGTCAAGTACAACGTTTACCTTTCTCTTAGCAAAAACCTTTGAAAACTCAATTCTAATAGAATCCTCTGGAACTCTATCAGCAGCAACCTCATGTAATTCTGTCAACATTGTATGATAAGGCTTTTTATCAATCAATGTAATCTCTACGCTGTCATCTTTTTTAAACAATTTACCAAGCTTTTTTGCTGCTATGATACCACCATAGCCTCCGCCTAGTACTATAATTCGTTTAGTATCAGCCATTGATTTACCTCCCTTTATTTATAGCATTCAAAGAGCAAGCCTTTGAATTAAATATTTATTTATGCATAACACATGGATGATGTTACCTTCTATTTCTAAAGTTTGATAATACACAAACTATCCTAGTTAAAATATTATCATATACTTGTCAAATGTCTATATTTGCTAAGTTTTTGGTCATTAGGGATACTTTTTGTTAATTTTGTTCATAGGATTATAATATTAATTTTACTTTAAAGGTGCTATTATTAGTGCTATAATGATTTTGTCACAATATTGTATATTTTAGGTTTTAATTATTTGTTTACGATTGCGAACATTTATAGATTAATTTGGAGGATAGCTATGAAAAAAAATAATAAAACAATAATATTTGTGTTACTTGTCACAATAGTTGCCCTTGGAGCTTTTATTTTTGTTAATAAAAATAAAGGCACGAATAATTCAAGTGCTAATTTAATAACTGAAAAATCTGGATTCATGCTGGGAACATTAGTTAAAATTAAACTCTTTGAACCACAGCCTGAAGAATTGTTTGAAGAAGCATTTAACATTATTGAAGATATTGAAAACAAAATGAGCATAAATATAAAAGAAAGTGAAGTTATGGAGATTAATAAAAATGCGGGTAAGGCTTATGTTAAGGTGTCTCCTGAAACTTATTTTGTTATTAAAAAAGGAAAATATTATTCAGAAATCTCAAATGGAAAATTTGATATAAGTATAGGACCTTTGGTTAAGCTTTGGGGCATAGGTCAGGAGGGTGCAACTGTACCACCACAAAAGGAAATAGATGAAGCTATAAGCATGATAGGCTACAAGGATATTTTACTTAACGAATCTGAACAGAGTGTTATGCTTGCAAATGAAGGTATGATAATTGATTTAGGTGCAATAGCAAAAGGATATACTGCTGATGTGCTTGCAGAATTTCTAAGGTCAAAGAATATTAACAGTGGAATAATAGACTTAGGT
This genomic interval carries:
- a CDS encoding FAD:protein FMN transferase, translating into MKKNNKTIIFVLLVTIVALGAFIFVNKNKGTNNSSANLITEKSGFMLGTLVKIKLFEPQPEELFEEAFNIIEDIENKMSINIKESEVMEINKNAGKAYVKVSPETYFVIKKGKYYSEISNGKFDISIGPLVKLWGIGQEGATVPPQKEIDEAISMIGYKDILLNESEQSVMLANEGMIIDLGAIAKGYTADVLAEFLRSKNINSGIIDLGGNVLALGAKDGKYPWSIGVQNPFDQRNKSIGVLKVIDKTIVASGVYERYFFESGKRYHHILDPFTGYPVENELMSVTIVADTSIDADGLSTTVFALGIENGMKLIEGLNGIDAIFVDLDKNVYVTSGLKDTFTIDNDEFKEKSF
- a CDS encoding FAD-dependent oxidoreductase: MADTKRIIVLGGGYGGIIAAKKLGKLFKKDDSVEITLIDKKPYHTMLTELHEVAADRVPEDSIRIEFSKVFAKRKVNVVLDEITDIDFKNNTLKSEKSNYKYDYLVLGTGCKPTYFGVPGAEEYTKKLWSYEDAVELKEHILHMFREAVKENDPEKRRKMLSFVVVGAGFTGVEMIGELGEWKDRLCKEFYVDKEEVKLYVVDALPKILPIFPDKLINKAEKRLRKLGVEIITNAGITEVKPDAVIMGEKGTIESQTIVWAAGVEGADLLDNLDIEQKGRKRIVTNDKLQSVDYDNVYVVGDNIFYIPEGEERPVPQMVENAEHSAPLVANNIYADIKGGEKKSYKPSFHGAMVCIGGKYGVAHVGLPGKFFGLPSFFAMLAKHFINILYFFQVAGFNKCWSYIMYEFFNVKDNRSFIGGHLAKRSPNFWLFPLRLFVGYKWLVQGLEKLPSILEDPSKIFLIPASPLAATSGASDAVAAASQAAGEAAEVVSQWGEALPVPGFIENIVEWSMNAFFYTPDGGYTKLAEVFQAGMVIGEIIVGLLLLAGLFTALASLITLAMGLMIWSSGMAPTEMLWYFVAGIALIGGSGSTLGLDYYVLPVLKKWWKNTGFAKKTYLYID
- a CDS encoding polyprenyl synthetase family protein — protein: MNRFWKDYPVLFHELNQVKDLIKKNISSREKYLEEAILPMVDGGGKMLRPAFLLLSSKFGEPDPEKIYNIAAVIEMLHMATLIHDDIIDDARLRRGSETVQYKYGKEYAVYIGDFLFCQCINMLANYDYNMEDLKNISKALTKICMGEITQYNLRYAKHASLRNYIRIISGKTAALFALSFYTGANEAKCNELISKSLGKIGYNAGMAFQIIDDILDYDGNTEQLGKSALRDLKRGYYTLPLILALEKDKDGRLLKLIDNKDLSDEETKEIIELVNLYNGTSRAKEVADRYTEKAIARIEKLPNCESKDIIRSTVINLLKRDY